From Geotalea uraniireducens Rf4:
ATTGAATCTTTTCCGGTCACAAAAATGTGAGTCGATCCTCTTGTCGGCCGCCGCAAATCAACCTTCTCTGCAGCGGAATATAAATCGTTACCCATTTGTCACAGGAAATATGAAAATTCAGTGCATGCTTGCAAAAATGCATGCTGGCTGACCTATGCCCAGGCATTTCATACCAAACTTGCCATCATTCAATGACCACGGTAGCTCCGAGTTTGTGTAAAACACGGAGGTCTGCCAAATAAAGGAAGCTTTTTGAATGGAGCCGGGTAGCTGTGCTTATTTGTTTGGAATTGTCGGCTTACGCGGAGAACAATTGTTACACGAGGAGACAAAGAGGACGATGATGAAGAAAAGCTTTTCACAACTATGGAATGGACTTGTAATCACAATATTGGCGGCATTGCTGGGAGGATGCGGCAGCTTGGCCTGGGATTCTACAACCCTGACAACCGGAGACGTCGGCATTGATGTCAGCTACGCAACTGCGCCTGGGTGTAAAAATGTATGGATAACGGTAAAGCAGCTATGGGTGCACACTAACCCCGTTGCCGAGATTACCGACAGCGGCTGGCAGAAGCTTGATTTTTCGGCCAAACCGTTGACCATTAATCTTTCTGATCCGGCACTCGGCATAGATGGTGGAGGAACGGGCGTTGCCCAGCTAGCCGACCGGCTCACGGTGCTTGCGGCCGATTACTATCAGATAAGGCTGTTTCTCGCCGCCACAGAAGATCCTTTGGCATCATCTGCAGCTGCAAAGAGCCTGAAATACAATAACCAGGTGGACGATATCGATCCGGGCACAAGCGTCGTCACTTCCCGCCCGCTCCGCATTCCTGCAGCAAGCCAGGGAATCAGTATTGTCAGAGACGCAAAATCCCCCATCGTCGTGCAGGCTGGGAGTTACGCACGATACGCCATTAACTTCAACCTGGCGCGGGATCTGGTTAAGACCGACCGGGAAAATACCGGAATCTATGAATATATCCTGAAACCGCAACCGCTCATCATCAATATGGCCAATGTCGGCGGCATTAAAGGAAGCCTCAAAACGTTTGCCAATATGTCCGGATTTAATTTTGTTGTCAAGGTAGTCCAAGCCGGTAACGAAGTCTTGTCCGGCACCCCAAACGGTATTAATGCAGACGGCAATTTAGCGTTCAGCCTGTACCCGCTACCGGTGACGAAAGATACCTACGATGTTGTCATTCAGGGACGGAAAACCGATACCTTTTTAATCCATAATATCACCGTAAAAGCAACCAATTTCCCCGTGACAGCGGAGTCACTTAAATCATTTGTCAATTTAGACCCGGTACCGATCGTCAACGGCAGTGAATACCCGATAAATTTCAGCGTGAAACCTACCGGCGCCAGCCTGAGCTTCTCACGGACATCATCTTTCAGTAGTTTAGGGGCATCATGTGTTGAATGCCACACTGGTCAAGCATCCGTCACGGAAACCTATCACCTTGATCCGTTCAACGGCAAGTTTGCGACGCCGCTCTACCTCTCCTCCAATCCGCCCCATATCAAAACTTTTAGCGAAAAAGACTTTAAATATTTCGCACATGCCGACAACAATGGGGCCTACAAAGTAGTGGCGAACGCCCTCTTTCACAAACCCTCCGCCGACATGGACATCACTGCTGCCAATGCCGGGCAGACACTGAACAGCATTTCGCCGCTTGCCCTGGATACCGCTCAAGGCGTTGCCGTACAAGGGACCATCAGCCTGGGAGCTGGAGCTCCGACCGCCATGACTAAAGGGTATGTACTGGCTACTCACGGCGGCATGATAATCGACCGGGTTGAAGCGGATATGAGCGGAGCCGGCTCGTACTCTCCATTTACTCTGCCTGCCGGCCGTTTCGACTCCTACTATGGCCTCTACGCCTTTGGCTGGAACGTCAGCAGCAAAGCCGCAGGCACTGGGTCAATCGACCTTCGCAAAAGCACCACCCCATCTAGCGAGGCGGAGATCACGATGTTGCCCATGAACTAGACGCCGATCCGCAAGCAGAATGGTATTCACGAAAGTCCCGGCTTGCCGGGACTTTCGTTTATGCAACCTGTTGTACAACCTTTTTCCTGAACTACCTCGAAGGTATTGAGGAAGACTATTGGGACACCTTGAACTACTTTGATAGGAATTATGTCGAAGGGCAATAAGAAGCCCCCTGCTCTTCGACAAAAACATTTCTTTTAGGGGCAGGAATAGCTGGAAGAGGAACTGAGGAAACAAGCTGGGTTAGAGACACGATTTTTTCGTGGTTTTTGGGACGGTTTGTTGCTGCTTGAGGTGAGTCAGTTTTAGATAGGGGTAATTTGCTGTTGTGCTATCACATTTTTCCTTCGGAGTATAGGCATTGTCGTCTCCTCCTTCAGTGCAGATGAACGCCATCATGTACCGGACTTTTCGATTGTGTCTCATCAACTGCAAAAAATCGCTGAATTCCATATTGGGAAATATTGCAATATATAAAGGCTGTTGGTTAGGAAAATGGCGAAAGCAGGACTATCTCTGCTTTACATGGAATTCAAAAAGTAGCACAAAAAAGATTACTCTCTCTGGGTGGGACTGGCAATAAAGCTGGCAAAATATCTGCGACCTTCTCACGTCTCGCTTGAGATCAATGCTATAGCTAACGCAAAAATATTGCATCGTATTGCAAAATATTGCAGCACATTGCTTTGCCACATGTCCCTGTTTTACCGTTGTTTTTGGGGGTGCTTTTGCAGATAAAGGTTACTCCAAATAAAAAATGGGCTAGCAAACTTGCTAACCCATTGTAATAATTACGTTTTTCCCACAGTAACCTTTATCCTGCTGAGCTACGGGGACAAAACAGATGCTCCTTGTACAACAGGACACTGTATTTTGCAAGTATTTTCCAGACATTACCCTGTTTTATGAGCCGTGGCCGGACAATCCGGCCGTCAGAATTTCAGCAGCGAGAAGACCTTGTCGGCCGGTAATTTGTTCTTGCCGTTCAGGAATTCCAACTCGGCCATGAAGCAGCACTCGACAAGTTCCGCCCCCATGGAACTCACCATATCGACAACAGCCGCCATCGTACCCCCCGTGGCCAGCAGATCATCGGCTATCAGCACCCTCTCCCCTTTTTCAATGGCATCGGTGTGGATTTCCAGCGTGTCCGTACCGTACTCAAGCTCATAACTCTTCTTAAATGTTTCCGAAGGGAGCTTGCCCGGCTTTCTGACCAGCACGATACCTGCGCCAAGTTTATAGGCAAGGGCAGCACCGATAATGAATCCCCGGGCCTCCACCCCCACGAC
This genomic window contains:
- a CDS encoding DUF4382 domain-containing protein is translated as MMKKSFSQLWNGLVITILAALLGGCGSLAWDSTTLTTGDVGIDVSYATAPGCKNVWITVKQLWVHTNPVAEITDSGWQKLDFSAKPLTINLSDPALGIDGGGTGVAQLADRLTVLAADYYQIRLFLAATEDPLASSAAAKSLKYNNQVDDIDPGTSVVTSRPLRIPAASQGISIVRDAKSPIVVQAGSYARYAINFNLARDLVKTDRENTGIYEYILKPQPLIINMANVGGIKGSLKTFANMSGFNFVVKVVQAGNEVLSGTPNGINADGNLAFSLYPLPVTKDTYDVVIQGRKTDTFLIHNITVKATNFPVTAESLKSFVNLDPVPIVNGSEYPINFSVKPTGASLSFSRTSSFSSLGASCVECHTGQASVTETYHLDPFNGKFATPLYLSSNPPHIKTFSEKDFKYFAHADNNGAYKVVANALFHKPSADMDITAANAGQTLNSISPLALDTAQGVAVQGTISLGAGAPTAMTKGYVLATHGGMIIDRVEADMSGAGSYSPFTLPAGRFDSYYGLYAFGWNVSSKAAGTGSIDLRKSTTPSSEAEITMLPMN
- a CDS encoding adenine phosphoribosyltransferase, translated to MDELKNIIRDIPDFPKKGIIFKDITTLLADAASYQRMVDLLSHRYIGKKIDKVVGVEARGFIIGAALAYKLGAGIVLVRKPGKLPSETFKKSYELEYGTDTLEIHTDAIEKGERVLIADDLLATGGTMAAVVDMVSSMGAELVECCFMAELEFLNGKNKLPADKVFSLLKF